One genomic region from Anthonomus grandis grandis chromosome 1, icAntGran1.3, whole genome shotgun sequence encodes:
- the LOC126734140 gene encoding zinc finger BED domain-containing protein 5-like has protein sequence MTNMSALKKQHVLSSTSFQLSDSRVVKENEIRIASFIAEHNIPIMVSDHLVELIKTICNSKMNNTQISKMSCGRTKCTAIINNVTGKSSFDILVEKLRCNKFSLLVDESTDKSAIKNLAMVVRFNEYFTIKDEFLSLVPVKNATAEGLYNVIVDFFNEHVIPYKQNLVGFAADSANAMMGRNHSLKTLLIKDIPNLFVIKCVCHSFALCASYACEKIRNSVEKLVRNIFSFLQYSYKRQQEFQKFLTIKPHKLLQPSQTRWLSLNAVVVKVIEQFDALKLYFRIEAFESQSLGASEIHTALSDPTAKLY, from the coding sequence ATGACAAATATgtctgctttaaaaaaacaacatgtACTTTCATCCACATCTTTTCAGCTTTCTGATAGTAGAGttgttaaagaaaatgaaatacgAATTGCAAGTTTTATTGCGGAGCATAATATTCCAATAATGGTATCAGATCATTTAGTAGAACTTATTAAGACCATCTGCAATTCTAAAATGAATAATACGcaaatttcgaaaatgtcaTGCGGAAGAACGAAATGTACTGCTATTATAAACAATGTAACGGGCAAAAGcagttttgacattttggtaGAAAAGCTTAGATGtaacaaattttctttattggTGGATGAATCTACTGATAAATCCGCTATTAAAAACTTGGCAATGGTAGTACGTTTCAACgaatattttactataaaagaTGAATTTCTATCACTTGTTCCTGTTAAAAATGCAACTGCCGAGGGTTTGTATAATGTTATAGTAGATTTTTTCAATGAACATGTTATTCCTTACAAACAGAATTTAGTCGGTTTCGCGGCAGATAGCGCAAATGCAATGATGGGCAGAAATCATTCTCTTAAAACTCTACTAATAAAAGATATTCcgaatttatttgtaattaagtGTGTTTGCCATTCTTTTGCTTTGTGTGCGTCATATGCCTGcgaaaaaatacgaaattcCGTAGAGAAACTTGTAAGGAACATTTTTTCGTTCTTGCAATATAGTTATAAAAGGCAacaagaatttcaaaaatttcttactATTAAGCCACATAAGCTCTTGCAACCCTCTCAAACAAGGTGGTTGTCATTAAATGCTGTGGTTGTAAAAGTTATTGAGCAATTTGACGCTCTAAAGCTGTATTTTAGAATAGAAGCATTTGAATCTCAATCTTTGGGAGCAAGTGAGATCCATACAGCCCTTTCTGATCCCACGGCaaaattatactaa